A single region of the Glycine max cultivar Williams 82 chromosome 20, Glycine_max_v4.0, whole genome shotgun sequence genome encodes:
- the LOC547866 gene encoding choline kinase isoform X1, which yields MAIKAIELLKGCGSQEEIMEVLAAVASDLGDVIDDVNTLQVIPLNGAMTNEVFQINWPTKNGGEIRKVLVRLYGEGVEVFFDREEEIRNFDCISKHGQGPRLLGRFTSGRVEEFIHARTLSAADLRDPEVSALIASKMREFHNLHMPGAKKVQIWHRMRKWLGQAKSLCSPKDEKNFGLDNLDEEINILEKKLSEGYQEIGFCHNDLQYGNIMMDEETRLITIIDYEYASYNPIAYDLANHFCEMVADYHSDTPHVLDYTKYPGLEERQRFIRNYLSSEGNKPSNAKVNQLAKAAEKYTLANHLFWGLWGLISSYVNKIDFDYKEYARQRFQQYWIRKPTLLDSPSIVSLDETVNGLMPSFT from the exons ATGGCCATAAAGGCGATTGAACTGTTGAAAGGGTGCGGATCACAAGAAGAAATAATGGAAGTGCTTGCTGCGGTGGCTTCGGATTTGGGGGATGTGATCGATGATGTGAACACCTTGCAGGTGATTCCACTGAATGGTGCAATGACCAATGAGGTTTTTCAGATAAACTGGCCAACCAAAAATGGTGGTGAGATCAGAAAGGTTCTGGTTCGTTTATATGGGGAAGGTGTTGAAGTTTTCTTTGACAGGGAAGAAGAAATTCGAAACTTTGACTGTATTTCAAAGCATGGTCAGGGTCCACGCCTTCTTGGCCGATTCACCTCTGGCAGAGTTGAGGAGTTTATTCATGCCCGA actCTCTCAGCTGCTGACCTCCGTGACCCTGAAGTATCTGCTTTGATAGCATCTAAGATGAGAGAGTTCCATAATCTTCATATGCCTGGTGCAAAGAAGGTTCAGATTTGGCACAGAATGAG GAAGTGGCTCGGTCAAGCCAAAAGTCTGTGCTCCCcaaaggatgaaaaaaatttTGGCTTGGACAATCTGGATGAGGAAATAAATATCCTGGAGAAGAAGTTATCTGAAGGATATCAAGAGATTGGTTTTTGTCACAATGACTTACAATATGGTAACATAATGATGGATGAAGAGACAAGATTAATCACTATAATT GACTATGAATATGCCAGTTATAATCCCATTGCATATGACCTCGCAAATCATTTTTGTGAAATGGTGGCAGATTACCACAGTGACACACCTCATGTTCTTGACTACACGAAGTATCCAG GACTAGAGGAACGTCAAAGATTTATCCGCAACTATCTGAGTTCTGAAG GCAATAAACCAAGCAATGCTAAAGTGAACCAGTTAGCGAAAGCTGCAGAAAAATACACTCTTGCAAACCATCTATTTTGGGGGTTGTGGGGACTTATTTCG AGTTATGtgaacaaaattgattttgactaTAAGGAGTATGCAAGGCAGAGGTTTCAGCAATACTGGATAAGGAAGCCTACTTTATTGGACTCACCAAGCATCGTTTCCCTAGATGAAACTGTGAATGGATTGATGCCATCCTTCACGTGA
- the LOC100804356 gene encoding probable aquaporin NIP5-1 — MPESETGTPTAASVPATPDTPGGPLFTSLRVDSLSHERDSFAMARCKCLPTKGHICFTDFSVGVPLPNVSLTQKVGAEFVGTFILIFAATAGPIVNNKYNGVETLMGNAACAGLTVMFIILSIGHISGAHLNPSLTIAFAAFRHFPWAHVPAYIAAQVSASICACYALKGVYHPFLSGGVTVPTVSVAQAFATEFIITFILLFVVTAVATDTRAVGELAGIAVGATVLLNILISGPTSGGSMNPVRTLGPAVAAGNYKHIWIYLVAPTLGALAGAGVYTLVKLRDNEAEPPRQVRSFRR; from the exons atgCCGGAATCGGAGACAGGGACGCCGACGGCGGCGTCGGTGCCGGCGACGCCGGATACTCCGGGAGGACCCTTATTCACGTCGCTGCGAGTTGACTCACTGTCGCACGAGCGAGACTCGTTCGCAATGGCACGGTGCAAGTGTTTGCCGACCAAGGGCCATATCTGCTTCACTGATTTCTCAGTTGGTGTTCCACTTCCCAATGTTTCTCTCACTCAAAAG GTTGGAGCAGAGTTTGTGGGGACTTTCATATTGATATTTGCTGCAACTGCTGGACCAATAGTGAACAACAAGTACAATGGAGTAGAGACTCTAATGGGAAATGCAGCTTGTGCAGGGCTAACAGTGATGTTCATTATTCTCTCCATTGGCCACATCTCGGGTGCACACCTGAACCCATCCCTCACCATTGCCTTCGCGGCCTTTCGCCACTTCCCTTGGGCCCATGTCCCAGCCTACATAGCAGCACAAGTCTCTGCCTCCATCTGTGCCTGTTATGCTCTCAAAGGTGTTTACCACCCTTTCCTTTCTGGTGGGGTCACTGTCCCTACCGTCAGCGTCGCCCAGGCTTTCGCGACTGAGTTCATCATCACTTTTATTCTCTTGTTTGTTGTCACTGCTGTGGCCACTGATACTCGTGCG GTCGGTGAATTGGCAGGTATTGCTGTCGGGGCTACAGTTCTACTCAACATTCTCATATCAGG ACCAACAAGTGGTGGTTCGATGAATCCGGTGCGCACGTTGGGTCCAGCCGTTGCAGCAGGAAATTACAAGCAtatatggatctatttggtgGCACCAACGTTGGGTGCTCTGGCTGGTGCTGGTGTTTACACACTCGTCAAGCTGCGTGACAACGAGGCCGAACCGCCGAGACAAGTTAGGAGTTTCCGTCGCTAG
- the LOC100803828 gene encoding probable S-adenosylmethionine carrier 2, chloroplastic: MQIGQFRSAPDAVRLIVANEGFNGLFAGYGSFLLRDLPFDAIELCIYEQLRIGYKLAAKRDPNDPENAMLGAVAGAVTGAVTTSLDVIKTRLMEQASVIV; the protein is encoded by the exons ATGCAGATTGGGCAATTTAGATCAGCCCCGGATGCTGTCCGTCTTATTGTCGCTAATGAGGGTTTTAATGGCCTTTTTGCG GGATATGGATCTTTCTTATTGCGAGATTTACCATTTGATGCTATAGAATTATGCATTTATGAGCAGCTCCGTATTGGGTATAAATTAGCG GCAAAAAGAGATCCTAATGATCCAGAGAATGCTATGCTTGGGGCAGTGGCTG GTGCCGTAACTGGAGCAGTTACAACTTCTCTTGATGTAATAAAAACCAGATTGATGGAACAG GCATCAGTGATTGTGTGA